In Bacillota bacterium, the genomic stretch GATATCCCCCAGGTAATCGCCAAGCGCTTTTATCATGATCTCCATCTTACTTACCAGGTGATCTACTATAAGCCCTACTTTTGTTTCTCCATAGCCAACCACTACAACATGAAGTCCGCTACTATTGCCACGCTCAGTCGCTCCGCCTTGACCAAACAGTTCGCTCAACCTTAGAAGCGGCAATACACTTCCGCGAAGCAGGATCGTCTCAAGCTTATCGACCATTTTTATATCTCCCGGCTCGAGACGAAGTACTTCCTTCACCATACTAAGCGGGATCGCATATAATTTTTTGCCAAGGACAACTATTAAAGCATCGACGATAACAAGAGTTAACGGAAGTTTGATAATAAATTTGGTTCCCTTACCAACTTCTGATTCAATGCCCACAGAGCCATTGATCTTCTTAATATTGGTACGCACGACATCCATACCTACACCGCGGCCTGATATCTCAGATACTTTCTCAGCGGTACTAAATCCAGAGAGAAAGATGAGCTCGTAAGCATCGCGGTCGCTCATCTTCTCGGCCGAATCCGGTGTAATAAGACCTTTGGCTAATGCTTTATCTTTAAGCTTTTGCGGATCAATGCCCCGACCATCATCAGATACTTCAACTACGATGTGGTTCTCCTCATGTCTTGCTGCAAGATGTATGCTGCCTTCTGCCGGCTTTCCGGCCTTCTTGCGCTCTTCCGGCGTCTCGATGCCGTGGTCAATTGCGTTTCTTAAAATATGAATAAGCGGGTCGCCTATCTCCTCTAAAACCGAGCGATCGATCTCGGTCTCTTTACCTTCAACTACAAAGTTGATCTGCTTTCCGGCTGAGCGGGCTAAATCCCTAACCAGCCGCGGAAATTTATTAAATACCTGCTCTATCGGAAGCATTCTTGCCCGCATAACTTCTTCCTGAAGCTCGTTTGTAATCTGGCCTATCTGTGCGGTAACTTCATTTAAGGAACCACTTATATCGCCGAGATGGTAGTTATCCGCAAGTTCGGAGCCGATCTGAAGGAGCCTGGTCTTACCGATAACCAACTCGCCGACCAGGTTCATCAGATGATCGAGCCTCTCCACATCAACCCTGACCGTTTTCATGGCAGCGGCCCGCATTTGGTTTAATTCTTGCTGGCTCTTCCCTCTTGCCTCAGGGCCAAGATCCTCTATTCTTTCATCTTCAACTGCCTGAGCACCAGGTTCTAAACCGCAAACTTCTACCTGCCCGGGTTCATCCGAGACTTTATACAATTGGACTGTATAACTTGAAAGCTCAGATACCGCCTTGATTACACCCTCAATGCTACTTTGGTCCTCAGCTGAAACAAGAATCAATTCGATATCTGATCCGCACTCGCCGTTCTCGATTGCCTCAATTGCCGGTTCGGTTTTTACAATCTGACCCAACGCCTGAAGTTCTTCTGCAACCTGATACAACCTGACAGAGGGCATCGCGCAATCTTGGGATACGGTAACCTTTATGGCAAATGCCTGAGATCCAGTTATTTCAGCTCTATTTATCTTGTCGATTTCCTCGGCATCAAGTGCCAATGCAACTCCATTGGCCTCAGGCTTATTTCCCACATTTTCAGCTTTGACCCCTCCACTCATAACCTTTTGCGAGCTGCTTGCTTCTGACTGCCGGGCAGCATCCTTCCCACCGGCAAACGCCAGTATTTGCCCGCTTAAAGTTTTAACGTCTATATCGCTTGCTTTAAGTGTTATGCACTCATCTTTTAGTGTTTTTAAGGCATCAAGGCAATCCAGAAATAGGTCTATAAGCTCGGTGGTTACCGTTAATTCACCTTTTCTCAGCTTATCGAAAAGGGTCTCCATGGCATGGGTAAGCTCAGCCATGCGTTCATGGCCTAGCATCCCAGAAGAGCCCTTTAATGTATGGGCAGCCCGGAATATTTCCTGAATCAACTCGGGATTTTGTCCCTCTTTTTCCAAGCGAAGGACATCTTCGTCGAGCTGTTGGATTAATTCTTCTGCTTCCTGTATGAATAACTTTATATCTTCAGGTGAAGCATCAAATACTAGATCCATTCCTGCTCCTACTTCTCTTGTAAGTTACTCGCTCGGCCTTAAGCTACTTGGGAAAGTTCTGTAAAGCTATTAAGTGGTGTTGCGCCCATCTCCATAAGAAGCTTATCCAGGTCAAGCAATATGATCAATCTGTCTTCAAGCTTTCCTATGCCTTTTAAGTACTGCGAGCCAATGCTTTCAACAATTGTCGAAGGCGGCTCGATGGCATCGGTTGGCAGGCGCAATACTTCAGATACCGCATCTACAATCATGCCTACAGTATTTCCGAGGACGTTTACAACCACGATACGGGTAGCTTTCGTCTCCTCGCCGGTTATGAAACCAAACCTTTCCCTTAAATCGATGATCGGAATAACTTTGCCCCTTAGGTTGATTACGCCTTTGACATACATAGGTGCCTTAGGAACCTCGGTTATCGGCTGCATCCTTATAATTTCTTGAACCAGGGATATATCAATACCGAAGGACTCATCGCCGACTTCAAAGACTACTAGTTGTTCTTGTTCAAATGTTTGTTCTTCGCCCATAGTTTAACCCCCCTACGATAGTTGGAATCTCTCAACAAGTTTGTATAACCTGTCGGCCATATTCGAAAGTTCGGCAACTGAAGCGGCAATCTCCTGAACCGACCCAGATTGCTCTTGCGAGGAGGCCGATATCTGCATAGCCTGAGAGGCCGAGTTCTTTGAAAACTCAGCGATTGACTCGACTATATTCACCACTTGTTCTGCTGAAGCGGCAACCTCCTCAGTAATAGCGGTGTTTTCCTCAGTAATGGTTGCAATTTGATCCATTGCCACCACCACTTTATTTGACGAAGCAGATATCTGCTCAGCCGCCTGGGATACTTCCGCGATCTCAGAAAACACCCTATTAATAGCGCCCATCATCTCTTCAATAGCAGTTCCGGCATGATGTGCAAGCTCAGAGCCAGCCTCAACTTCAGAAGTACCCCTCTGCATAGCCTCTACAGCCTGCATTGTCTCATCCTGAATTCCTTTTATAAGCTCTGCTATCTCACCTGTTGCACGGGCACTTCTTTCGGCTAGTTTTCTTACCTCATCTGCAACTACTGCAAATCCTTTACCGTGCTCTCCTGCTCTTGCTGCCTCTATCGCAGCATTAAGAGCAAGTAGAT encodes the following:
- a CDS encoding chemotaxis protein CheW — its product is MGEEQTFEQEQLVVFEVGDESFGIDISLVQEIIRMQPITEVPKAPMYVKGVINLRGKVIPIIDLRERFGFITGEETKATRIVVVNVLGNTVGMIVDAVSEVLRLPTDAIEPPSTIVESIGSQYLKGIGKLEDRLIILLDLDKLLMEMGATPLNSFTELSQVA
- a CDS encoding chemotaxis protein CheA; translated protein: MDLVFDASPEDIKLFIQEAEELIQQLDEDVLRLEKEGQNPELIQEIFRAAHTLKGSSGMLGHERMAELTHAMETLFDKLRKGELTVTTELIDLFLDCLDALKTLKDECITLKASDIDVKTLSGQILAFAGGKDAARQSEASSSQKVMSGGVKAENVGNKPEANGVALALDAEEIDKINRAEITGSQAFAIKVTVSQDCAMPSVRLYQVAEELQALGQIVKTEPAIEAIENGECGSDIELILVSAEDQSSIEGVIKAVSELSSYTVQLYKVSDEPGQVEVCGLEPGAQAVEDERIEDLGPEARGKSQQELNQMRAAAMKTVRVDVERLDHLMNLVGELVIGKTRLLQIGSELADNYHLGDISGSLNEVTAQIGQITNELQEEVMRARMLPIEQVFNKFPRLVRDLARSAGKQINFVVEGKETEIDRSVLEEIGDPLIHILRNAIDHGIETPEERKKAGKPAEGSIHLAARHEENHIVVEVSDDGRGIDPQKLKDKALAKGLITPDSAEKMSDRDAYELIFLSGFSTAEKVSEISGRGVGMDVVRTNIKKINGSVGIESEVGKGTKFIIKLPLTLVIVDALIVVLGKKLYAIPLSMVKEVLRLEPGDIKMVDKLETILLRGSVLPLLRLSELFGQGGATERGNSSGLHVVVVGYGETKVGLIVDHLVSKMEIMIKALGDYLGDIDGISGATILGDGKVALVVDPIALIAKVDTQALASQITEFAA